GTTGTCAGTATTTCTACTGGCCGCTCATGTACTAGCTCCACCATATTAACTGCGGCCTTTTTCCCTGCTTCTTTATAATGAAATTTTGCTGTTGTAATGCCAGGATGAATGGCTTCCGTGACATCATAACCGCCAAAGCCAGTAACAGACAAAGTATCTGGTACAGCTATCCCCAGTTTGTATGCTGCCTTCAGACAGCCAAGGGCAATATTGTCTGTAGCACAAACGACAATACTCTGGTTGGAATTTCTTAAGATTTCCATGGCGGCAGCTTGGGCAGCAGGAATATTAAATTCTGTCTCATAATAATGGACATCAATATCTTCCTTCCCCTCCAATGCTTTTGTAAAGCCTTGTTTTCGTTTTATTCCAACAGCAATATCAAGCTCTGTCACTCCTAAGTAAGCAATGTTGCGATGCCCCTTGTCCAGCACATATTGCCCTATTGCCATGCCAGCATGATAATCATCATGAATAACACTATGAATCTCTTCATGCTCTTGACCAATCAGTAAAACTGGAATATTCACATCAGCTATTGCTTGAAGATGCCTGTCCGTAATCACGGTCGCAAGCAAGATAATACCCGCCATCTTCTGGTTTGCCAGGCTGTATATACTCTCAATTTCCCTGTCTAAATCTTGGCTCGTATTGGATATTAACATCTGATAGTTCAGTTCTTTCAAGCGCTCATCGATTCCAATCAACGTCTGTGATGACGCAAAAGAATCCAGCCTTGGAACAATCGTGCCAATGATATTTGTCTTTTTTGCTTTTAAACTTTGAGCAAAAGGGTTTGGCGTGTAGCCAGTCTCTCGAATTGCCTTTTCAATCTTCTTCCTTGTTGCCTCTCCGACAGAGCCTCCATTCAGGTAGCGGGATACCGTGCTTTTGGCGACTCCGGCGATTTTAGCAATATCCGCAATGGTCCGAATCATTAGTTTACCAACCTCATAATTGTATTTATGGTTATATTATATACTACTTATTCAAGCTTTTTGGGCAGCTGTTTCAAATTTAAGCCTAGACCCCTACATTACTGCCTGTTAATTGATTCACGAAATCTTTTTATATCACTGACTGGAGGAGCTCCAAACATTCTGCTGTATTCTCTGCTGAATTGGGATGGACTTTCATAGCCGACTTGAAAAGCCGCTTCACCTGCTTCCATCGGTTCAGATAACAAAAGCTTCCGTGCTTCCTGCAGCCGAATCATCTTTTGATACTTTAATGGGCTCATTGCTGTCACTTGTTTAAAATAATGATGGAAAGAGGAAACACTCATTTTAGCTATTTTTGCAAGCATATCTATCCGCAGCGGCTGGTTATATTCCTCATTGATTATGCGGATTACCTCTTTGATTGCCTGCGCTTGACTTCCCATTACTGCAAACTCTCTCATTTGATCTCCATCTTCATTATTCCAAATTCTATAAAGAATTTCTTTTTTATAAAGAGGTGCCAGTGCTGAAATGTCTTGGGGCGTATCAAGCAAGCCTATCAGCCTGATAACTGCATCGAGTATATTGGATGTTGTCTTATTCACCATGATGGCTCTTTGTGCGGGAAATGAGTGATCTTGCTTCATCTTAATAACATCGAGAATCTCTTCTGTTGTGAAGCGGAGTTTGACTCCTAGATAGGGGCTGTCACTCGTCGCCTTCATGATTTTCCCTGTTATCGGCAGATGGACAGAGGCAATAAGGTAGTGATTGGGGTCATAATGAAAGATGTCATCCTCCAGCATCACGATTTTTGAGCCTTGGGCAATAAAGCAGACAGACGGCTCGAACAAGGAATGAAGAGGCTCTGATAAAGTCGATGAGCGGATAAAGCTCAATGTATCAATTTCCGCATCAAATGTCCCATCCCTATTTGTATGTTTTTCAATTAAAGTCACTAACTGCTGCTGCCTGTCTTTCATGCCATTCACCGCCTTTTTTATATATTTTAACGTTTATTTGGAGAAATAGGCAAAAATAATAGACGATTCAGCTATCTCGTTATTCGTAACTTTATTTATAATTTAGAGGAAAATAGAGCTTGGAGGAATAAATGATGACAAACTTACAGGATAAAGTCGCAATAATTACAGGCGCATCAAGAGGAATAGGCGCTCAAAGTGCAATAAAATTAGCAGAACTGGGAGCTAAGGTTGTTGTTAATTATGCTAACAGCCCACAAGCAGCAGAGGCAGTGACCTCATCTATCATGGAAAAGGGCGGCCAGGCGATAGCTGTTAAAGCAGATGTGAGCAGCCTTAAGGAAATAGAGTATTTATTTGAAACGACCATTAGCCATTTCGGCAAGGTCGATATCCTTGTGAATAATGCAGGTATCATGCATACCATTCCAATCAGTGAAGTGACAGAGGAACAATTTGACCAACATTTTGCGATTAATGTTAAAGGCACCTATTTCGCCTGCCAACAAGCCTTTAAGCATATGGCACCGAACGGACGAATCGTTAATTTCTCTACTTCTGTTGCAGGAGTAATGTTCCCAGGCTACAGCATTTATGCAGCTACTAAAGGGGCTGTTGAACAAATCAGCAGACAGCTGGCCAGAGAATTTGGACCAAAGAATATAACGATAAATACAATCGCCCCAGGTCCGACAAGAACAGAATTATTCTTGGAAGGAAAAACTTCTGAACAATTGCAGGCATTAAAAGGAAACAACGCCTTCGGAAGATTCGGAGAAACAAATGATATCGCCGATGCATTAGCCTTTTTAGTAAGTGACGAATCCCGCTGGATTACAGGACAAACAATCCGTGTTAATGGCGGTATGATCTAGAATATTGAAAAGAAAAGATAGAGGTAGTGCTCTATCTTTTCTTTATACAGACTTCCTCTTCTAATTGAAAACAATTCTCATTTATGATACGTTTGTTGTAAATAATTTAAAGAGAAGGTGTCTAACTTGTATTACGTTGAAACATACACAGCAACGAAAAAGGAATCTAAGGAACTTATCAGTAAACTGCATACATACTTCCATCAATATAATAGTCAGTTCTTATTCAATAGAATTTACCGGCGGAAACTGACTTTCTCCACTGAAGAAAAGAGTCAGCTATGGAATGTCCTTGTGATGATGAAAGCAGCAGATGGGAAGCAATATGAACATTTCCAAAATATTTTCAAGGACTATCAAACACAGTTAATCAGACAAGAAAACATGCTGCCAACACCAGGCTCCTTCCTCCCTTCTAACGAAAAGAACGGCTTCATACATATCGTTGAATACGTTCATGTTCAACCCGATTATCTAGCAGAATTTAAAGAAATAATGATTCACAATAATGGCCCTGCTATGGAGCATATTATCCAATCAAAAAAGTGGTGCAAGGAATTTATCGCCCTTGAAACGGCAGAAGTATTATTCCATAAGGCTGATTATCCCGCATGGAATCAAATCCATCTAATCGCAATGCTTCCATCTGGAGTTTTTCACTTCAAAAAAGACTTTAATGAAGGGTTAATAAAAGTAAACGCTCCGAACTTTGCCGAAAACTTTGAAAGACTTGGACAAATTCGGAAGTTTACTTCAAAGGTAAGTGCCGCCCGCGAGTTATAATTAATTACGTCAGCTGCCCTCCATATTTAAAATTCTCCTGTACGCTCATTAAATGCTATAATTTAATATATTGCTATTTTCATTTTGACAAGATAACAGGAGTTTTTGTATGAATGTAAACAATGTATTGCCTCATTTACATAAAGAACTGCTTCACGGAATGTATTTTGACTATGATGATACCAGCACGAAATTTCTAGACATTATTACGATTACAACCAGTCTATTCTTATTTGCGCCAGAGATAAAAAAAGGCCAAAAAGATCTTTCCATTACCATTCCCGTTTTTCATTATTCTGTTTGGGAGAAGGAAAAAGCTGCGGCAGAAGCGTTTTTTTCCTGGATGACAGACACGCATGTGTCACTTCAATTTACAAATAACATTCCGCTAGATACGGAAGAAGGATTCTTATTGTCATTGCCAGCCTATCAAAACATTGCATTGTTCTATGATGATATCGAATCAATTGCCGGCATAAATCACCAGTTAGTATGTGATTATATACGCATTCCCAACAAAAATAATGAAAAAACAAAACAGCAGAAACTAGCTGCTTTTTTAAGAAAGACAGCATCCGATTCGAGCGAAATAATAAATATAGATATTAAATTACTCAACAAAAGAAAATCCAAAACTACTCCTGCGGCCATTTCCTTAGTATTGGCGATAGCTGCTGCCAAAGCCTATTTTAACGGCGGAACAAAAGTATATTATTATCAAAGCCAAAAGATAGATGCAGATTCTCTAAACCTAGCTAAGACTGCTCATCCGAAAACATATCAACTGCTGAATGCACTTTATCAATGCATTTCTGCAGATATGCAGATTGAGACACCCCTCTTGCATAAAACAAGGGTAGTTATCCTCAAAGAAATGCCTAAAGAGCATAAATTACAAATTAAAAATACAAATGAATGTTTGAGAATGAAAAGAAAAACAGCATTAGCGGCTGCAAATACTCCTTGTGGCATTTGCACAGCTTGCTTCCAACGAAAGATTGCCTTAGCTGCAGCAAACAGTGAAGTATATGATGGTTTTTACCAATATGACTATGGCCAAAAGATAGCCGAAATAACGGACGAACACGATCAACAAATTTATCGAGACACTCTGGAATTAATGGAAACTCTCAGTCAGGAACGAAAAACCACAGAAGAAGACGAGTATTTAGCTGATGATCTTAGGTCAGCTTTTGCGTGTTTTGTTGATAGGTATAATCCGTACTGAAACCACGAAATCTAATAAACTCAAAGACCTCCTTTTTCGGAAGGTTTTATTCTAGGCTCCCTTTGCCCTTAAAAAATGTAAATCTAGCAAAAAAGAGCCGCCAAACGGCAGCTCTTTTGTTTAAAAAATGGTCGGAACCATTCCGCCATCCATACGGATTGGTGATCCTCTAAATGCAGATGCATAGGGACTGCATAGGAATGTGGCTAATCGTCCTATTTCAATCGGTCTGATAAATCGCTGTATTTCTGATTGAGGCAAATTAGTGACCATAAATTGTGTTTCTTTTTCTGTAAAGGTCATGTTTTCATCACTGTAAATACCCTCAATTATAGCTTGCACATTTTCAGAAAGTGTTGGTCCAGGCATAATGGTATTGACTGTAACTTCTGTACCTTTTGTTAGAAAAGACAAGCTTTTTGCTAATGATAGCAGCATTGATTTTGTCATACAATACTGAGGCATTTGTCCAGAAGGCATTACGGCTTCTTCACTAGCAATAAAAATGATTCGGCCATCATTTTTATTCAGCATTTTTGGAAGATAATGTTTACAAAGCCCATTTGCAGCTAATACATTCGTTTCAAAGTATTTTTGCCAGACTCCATCTGTAACATCTTCGTATTGCATGATTTCGTATATCCCCATATTGTTAACTAAAATATCGACATTAGGATATTTCCTAAATAGTTCCTCTCTTTGTTGCACATCGACAATATCAGCTGCAGCATTTTGAGGGGAAGTTAACGGGAATTCTGATTTAATTTCCTGTACAGTTCGTTCTACCTCGTCATAGTTGCGGCCATTGATGAGAACATTAACTCCTTCTTTAGCCAATTCTTTTGCTATTGCTTTCCCGATTCCTTTTGTTGAGCCTGTAACTAAAGCGGTTTTATTTACTAATTCCATTTCCAAGATACATTTCTCCTTTAAGTAGGTTATCCTTGTCGTTCGTCTATAAGTGCATGTTCAGTACGCCAATTTAAAGGAGTGTCACCTTCCCAACAACGGAAGGCACGATAGAACGAGCTATGGTCTTTATATCCAACGAGAAAAGCGACTTCTTTAATATCTAGGTCAGGATCAGCCAAGTACTGTCGTGCCTGTTCATGACGGACTTCCTTTAAGAGATCCTTAAAGCTGGTTTTTTCATCAGTAAGCCGTCGCTGTAAGGTACGTTCGCTCATGCCCAACTCACTTGCAACATCTTGTATGTCAAGTCGTTCTCCTGTTAAATTGCGTTTTAAAATCCACTTAACTATCTCCGTTATTGAGTGACTGTGGCGCTGCTCCTCCAATGTTTGCTCCAATACTGGTGTTAGTATCTGCAGTAATTCAGCATTATAGGAAGTAAAAGGACGATCAAGATCTTCTCTTTGCAATATCAGTCTATTATGTTTTGCTCCGATATGGATCGGGCAACCAAAATAATCTTCCAGTGCTTGGACTTGACCAAAAGAATGTGTAAATTCTACTAAGCTCGCTTTTATAGGATATCCGGTGCCTCTTCGTCCTAGTTCCAGTAAAAACGCAAGTGTTGTTCCGACAAGCAGGGCTGGTCCTGCTTGCTCGGTTTCCAACCATTTCAGTTCAATTACACAATTTGTATCTTGTTCCACAATGCGTAATTTTTCAGGAGGGCACATTTCTTTGTAACGCGCCATTCTGTTAAGCGCATCCCGATAATCACGGGCATGGTAAGCAGCCAGTACAGATGGGGGATACTGTGTTGTTTCAAATACCGTCGGAAGCTGCAACATGCCAGCTTCACTATCACCGATCATATCGGAATATGCTTGCCATAATGCATAATATTGTTCAACAGTGACAACTGATTCACTGATTACAGTCAGCGGCATTTTTGCTTTTCGAACTAAATCCTGCGCATTAAATCCTAGTTTTTTTAATCCAGTCCAAAGTCCATCCGGTATTCTAATACGAGTATTTGCAGTCATATTTATTTACACCTCTCTATCTATCAGCACATTACAGCTAATTCTGTTAACGGGATAGTTATTTCATTTTACTTTTATATTGTCTTACTGTAATTAGCAGGGAACGACAATCAATTAGCCAAAGACGCCAAGAGAAAAAATCTATGTTCATTATATCAATTTCGTTAAAGCTACTTTAACTAAAATTAAGCTCAAACTCAAAAAATGAAGTGTAATTTTAAACTAAATATTACATTAAACTCTAAATCAAGGATGATAAGCGGGAAAATCGTGAACATAAATTTTTGCTTGACCTCAAGAAAACTCTAAGTCATATGATTAAAAAGTACAAAAAAATCTATTATTGGAGTGAAGAACATGAAAGTAAGAAGACTTGGAAATAGTGAGTTGGAAGTATCATCCATTGGCCTAGGGTTGATGGGGATGTCACCAGGAATATATGGTCAGACAAATGATGAGGAATCAATTAGAACGATTCATAGTGCAATGGAATTGGGTGTGACATTATTAGATACGGCAGATGTTTATGGAA
This DNA window, taken from Niallia sp. Man26, encodes the following:
- a CDS encoding LacI family DNA-binding transcriptional regulator; amino-acid sequence: MIRTIADIAKIAGVAKSTVSRYLNGGSVGEATRKKIEKAIRETGYTPNPFAQSLKAKKTNIIGTIVPRLDSFASSQTLIGIDERLKELNYQMLISNTSQDLDREIESIYSLANQKMAGIILLATVITDRHLQAIADVNIPVLLIGQEHEEIHSVIHDDYHAGMAIGQYVLDKGHRNIAYLGVTELDIAVGIKRKQGFTKALEGKEDIDVHYYETEFNIPAAQAAAMEILRNSNQSIVVCATDNIALGCLKAAYKLGIAVPDTLSVTGFGGYDVTEAIHPGITTAKFHYKEAGKKAAVNMVELVHERPVEILTTMNFEIIKRESVDTI
- a CDS encoding AraC family transcriptional regulator — translated: MKDRQQQLVTLIEKHTNRDGTFDAEIDTLSFIRSSTLSEPLHSLFEPSVCFIAQGSKIVMLEDDIFHYDPNHYLIASVHLPITGKIMKATSDSPYLGVKLRFTTEEILDVIKMKQDHSFPAQRAIMVNKTTSNILDAVIRLIGLLDTPQDISALAPLYKKEILYRIWNNEDGDQMREFAVMGSQAQAIKEVIRIINEEYNQPLRIDMLAKIAKMSVSSFHHYFKQVTAMSPLKYQKMIRLQEARKLLLSEPMEAGEAAFQVGYESPSQFSREYSRMFGAPPVSDIKRFRESINRQ
- a CDS encoding SDR family oxidoreductase, which encodes MTNLQDKVAIITGASRGIGAQSAIKLAELGAKVVVNYANSPQAAEAVTSSIMEKGGQAIAVKADVSSLKEIEYLFETTISHFGKVDILVNNAGIMHTIPISEVTEEQFDQHFAINVKGTYFACQQAFKHMAPNGRIVNFSTSVAGVMFPGYSIYAATKGAVEQISRQLAREFGPKNITINTIAPGPTRTELFLEGKTSEQLQALKGNNAFGRFGETNDIADALAFLVSDESRWITGQTIRVNGGMI
- a CDS encoding 7-cyano-7-deazaguanine synthase, with the protein product MNVNNVLPHLHKELLHGMYFDYDDTSTKFLDIITITTSLFLFAPEIKKGQKDLSITIPVFHYSVWEKEKAAAEAFFSWMTDTHVSLQFTNNIPLDTEEGFLLSLPAYQNIALFYDDIESIAGINHQLVCDYIRIPNKNNEKTKQQKLAAFLRKTASDSSEIINIDIKLLNKRKSKTTPAAISLVLAIAAAKAYFNGGTKVYYYQSQKIDADSLNLAKTAHPKTYQLLNALYQCISADMQIETPLLHKTRVVILKEMPKEHKLQIKNTNECLRMKRKTALAAANTPCGICTACFQRKIALAAANSEVYDGFYQYDYGQKIAEITDEHDQQIYRDTLELMETLSQERKTTEEDEYLADDLRSAFACFVDRYNPY
- a CDS encoding SDR family oxidoreductase encodes the protein MEMELVNKTALVTGSTKGIGKAIAKELAKEGVNVLINGRNYDEVERTVQEIKSEFPLTSPQNAAADIVDVQQREELFRKYPNVDILVNNMGIYEIMQYEDVTDGVWQKYFETNVLAANGLCKHYLPKMLNKNDGRIIFIASEEAVMPSGQMPQYCMTKSMLLSLAKSLSFLTKGTEVTVNTIMPGPTLSENVQAIIEGIYSDENMTFTEKETQFMVTNLPQSEIQRFIRPIEIGRLATFLCSPYASAFRGSPIRMDGGMVPTIF
- a CDS encoding AraC family transcriptional regulator, translating into MTANTRIRIPDGLWTGLKKLGFNAQDLVRKAKMPLTVISESVVTVEQYYALWQAYSDMIGDSEAGMLQLPTVFETTQYPPSVLAAYHARDYRDALNRMARYKEMCPPEKLRIVEQDTNCVIELKWLETEQAGPALLVGTTLAFLLELGRRGTGYPIKASLVEFTHSFGQVQALEDYFGCPIHIGAKHNRLILQREDLDRPFTSYNAELLQILTPVLEQTLEEQRHSHSITEIVKWILKRNLTGERLDIQDVASELGMSERTLQRRLTDEKTSFKDLLKEVRHEQARQYLADPDLDIKEVAFLVGYKDHSSFYRAFRCWEGDTPLNWRTEHALIDERQG